Proteins found in one Homalodisca vitripennis isolate AUS2020 chromosome 4, UT_GWSS_2.1, whole genome shotgun sequence genomic segment:
- the LOC124361135 gene encoding uncharacterized protein LOC124361135, protein MRIQMRNQACSSKVKPVDVLSTSLLQSSDDAKAYYCGRLSSVKRDIRRQRQRLFPAIPKVVADLHIPEEWKTTGGTSPRRFLAHDSGPGSSQRLLIFSTDNGLQNLTNSHTWFMDGTFKMSSNLFKQVYVIRGEQNNIISTCVYALMTEKTTEMYKKLLQVVLINCLELGNTARPKVVMTDFELAAMSAVSEVFSSSVSVKGCYFHLCQSTWRQIQRLGLTKSYKEDSQIRLFCGMINGLAFLPMKDVLLGMEFLWGAAPFQLLELLHYFDTTYVSGTVGQTPSSPLFSPRVWNVHEATLGNYHRTNNACESWNNRFNSLINQNNPSIWTVLEAIRKDEAMERTRSLSLAQDVPTTKTSLQKHQRRLQGLCQDYVSGKRDLPSFLRAVGSTIRYY, encoded by the coding sequence ATGAGGATACAAATGCGAAACCAGGCCTGCAGCAGCAAAGTGAAACCTGTAGATGTTCTCTCTACCTCCCTGCTACAATCATCTGATGATGCAAAGGCTTACTACTGCGGCAGGTTATCAAGTGTAAAGAGGGATATAAGAAGACAGCGGCAAAGACTCTTTCCGGCAATCCCGAAGGTTGTCGCAGACTTGCATATACCAGAAGAGTGGAAAACTACTGGAGGAACGTCACCTAGAAGATTTCTAGCTCATGATTCGGGTCCGGGTTCTTCTCAACGACTGTTGATATTTTCAACTGATAATGGGttacaaaacttaacaaattcTCACACCTGGTTTATGGATGGAACGTTTAAAATGTCATCAAATCTTTTTAAACAGGTATATGTAATCCGTGGGGAGCAGAACAATATTATTTCAACTTGCGTATATGCCCTAATGACAGAGAAGACGACAGAAATGTATAAAAAGCTTCTTcaagttgttttaataaattgcttGGAGTTAGGTAACACAGCAAGACCTAAAGTCGTGATGACCGACTTTGAATTAGCAGCCATGTCAGCTGTATCGGAGGTTTTTAGTTCCAGCGTTTCAGTGAAAGGCTGTTATTTCCACTTATGCCAGAGTACATGGCGGCAAATTCAGCGTCTCGGTCTTACGAAAAGTTACAAAGAAGATTCTCAAATCCGACTTTTCTGCGGTATGATTAACGGTCTAGCTTTCTTGCCGATGAAGGACGTTCTGTTGGGAATGGAGTTTCTATGGGGAGCTGCTCCTTTTCAGCTTTTGGAGTTATTGCATTACTTTGACACCACATATGTAAGCGGAACCGTTGGACAAACCCCTAGTTCTCCATTGTTTTCTCCTAGAGTGTGGAACGTCCACGAGGCCACGTTAGGTAACTACCATCGTACCAATAACGCTTGCGAGTCCTGGAACAATAGGTTCAACAGCCTAATAAACCAGAACAATCCATCAATCTGGACCGTCTTAGAAGCTATACGTAAGGATGAAGCAATGGAAAGAACAAGATCTCTATCTTTGGCGCAAGATGTGCCCACTACAAAGACTAGTCTCCAAAAACACCAGCGAAGGCTTCAGGGACTTTGCCAAGACTATGTTTCTGGAAAGAGAGACCTGCCCAGTTTTCTGAGAGCTGTAGGCTCTACgataagatattattaa